Proteins found in one Oribacterium sp. oral taxon 102 genomic segment:
- a CDS encoding YhcH/YjgK/YiaL family protein produces MVFGNIYSPFFEEQASLLPPPLSAALRYLRETDLMAHAPGHFELLLSGIPMILQVLDLHTAPRETLRPEVHRKYIDVQFLAGGGPEYAVFYHDDGKSVVSEDLLDTPRDILFYEQREVLEGRIPMEPGSYAVFLPWDIHIPTVAVSSPVPIRKIVLKVPMDSIFPLYSRKGREAEKSGA; encoded by the coding sequence ATGGTTTTTGGAAATATATACAGCCCCTTTTTCGAGGAACAGGCTTCGCTTCTGCCTCCCCCGCTCTCCGCGGCGCTTCGCTATCTTCGGGAGACGGATCTCATGGCGCATGCGCCGGGTCACTTCGAGCTCCTGCTCTCCGGCATTCCCATGATTTTACAGGTTCTGGATCTGCATACCGCTCCGAGGGAAACGCTTCGTCCGGAAGTCCACCGAAAATATATCGATGTACAGTTCCTCGCCGGAGGCGGACCGGAATATGCCGTCTTCTACCATGACGACGGAAAAAGCGTAGTCTCGGAGGATCTGCTCGATACCCCCAGAGACATCCTATTCTATGAGCAGAGGGAGGTTCTGGAGGGACGCATCCCCATGGAGCCCGGAAGCTATGCCGTTTTTCTTCCGTGGGACATTCACATCCCGACGGTCGCCGTCTCCTCTCCCGTTCCGATCCGAAAGATCGTGCTCAAGGTTCCCATGGACAGTATCTTCCCTCTGTATAGCCGAAAAGGCAGGGAAGCGGAGAAATCTGGTGCATAA
- a CDS encoding GntR family transcriptional regulator, with translation MSKLLPSAAYRTEPIEEQNDQRQMAYQSILQSILSLEYAPAKKLGEQELAELLGVSRTPVHDALLKLQRERLADIPPRRGAFVSFLSEERIRNGMWLQEKITLSVLHRYFMDHIEKKRLLPLSGLLRQAEKRLEEGTECYSSAMDSFYELLFQLPGCCQHLRQSLRYASGDFLRCLRLAQREPSLCRLQLTLHRCLISALEQRNGEEACRIYCAVLSLLEERLPALIKCYPDYFCS, from the coding sequence ATGTCAAAGCTTCTGCCCAGCGCAGCATATCGGACGGAGCCAATTGAAGAACAGAACGATCAGCGTCAGATGGCATACCAGAGTATTTTACAGTCTATTCTTTCCCTGGAGTATGCCCCGGCGAAAAAGCTCGGCGAGCAGGAGCTGGCAGAGCTGCTCGGTGTCAGCAGAACGCCGGTTCACGACGCGCTGCTGAAGCTGCAAAGAGAGCGGCTCGCGGATATTCCGCCTCGGAGAGGTGCCTTCGTCTCCTTCCTCAGCGAAGAGCGGATCCGAAACGGGATGTGGCTGCAGGAAAAGATAACCCTGTCCGTGCTGCACCGCTATTTCATGGATCATATTGAGAAAAAAAGACTGCTGCCTCTGTCCGGGCTTCTCCGGCAGGCAGAGAAGAGGCTGGAGGAAGGTACAGAATGCTATTCTTCCGCTATGGACAGCTTCTATGAATTGCTGTTTCAGCTTCCCGGCTGCTGTCAGCACCTCCGACAGTCTCTCCGCTATGCCTCAGGCGACTTTCTCCGCTGCCTTCGTCTGGCGCAGCGCGAGCCCTCCCTCTGCCGCCTGCAGCTTACACTGCACCGCTGTCTTATCTCTGCGCTGGAGCAGAGAAACGGCGAGGAAGCATGCCGGATCTACTGTGCTGTGCTTTCTCTCTTAGAGGAAAGGCTGCCGGCACTGATCAAATGCTATCCGGACTATTTCTGCTCGTGA
- a CDS encoding GntR family transcriptional regulator, translating into MTSALSRSTGHTEEINSRDVIYGLLKSRILRFDLLPGEKLSENGLAESLEVSRTILRDGISRLCEEGYVSVLSRSGTFVSLIDMDRVRQAVDAHITLEQEILRELGERRLGAEERRSLERFLRRIDRLRDRQARGEEREENILLYMREKDSLHRLLSEICRREAVWDFFRTLDSDLLRVRYLLYSTFDYGMRAVEMSAWEQSEAEYRMLLDNILRKDTKAAILVLQTHYQSVLWKADSLRAYYPRYFSD; encoded by the coding sequence ATGACATCGGCGCTTTCTCGAAGTACGGGACATACGGAAGAGATCAACAGCAGGGATGTGATTTACGGACTCCTGAAGAGCAGGATTCTCCGCTTTGACCTGCTGCCCGGAGAGAAGCTGAGCGAGAACGGTCTGGCAGAAAGCCTGGAGGTCAGCAGGACGATCCTGAGAGACGGCATTTCCAGACTTTGTGAGGAGGGGTATGTATCGGTGCTTTCCCGAAGCGGAACCTTCGTGTCTCTGATCGATATGGATCGGGTCAGGCAGGCAGTGGATGCGCACATTACGCTGGAGCAGGAGATCCTGCGGGAGCTCGGGGAGCGCAGGCTCGGGGCAGAGGAGCGGAGAAGTCTGGAGCGCTTTCTTCGCAGGATCGACCGGCTGAGGGATCGGCAGGCGAGGGGAGAAGAGCGGGAGGAAAATATTCTCCTATATATGAGAGAAAAGGATTCTCTGCATCGTCTCCTATCGGAGATCTGCCGCAGGGAGGCTGTGTGGGATTTTTTTCGAACGCTGGACAGCGACCTGCTTCGGGTTCGGTATCTTCTGTACAGCACCTTCGATTATGGGATGCGCGCCGTGGAGATGTCGGCATGGGAACAGAGCGAGGCAGAGTATCGGATGCTGCTTGACAATATCCTGCGGAAGGATACGAAGGCTGCCATTCTGGTGCTGCAAACGCATTATCAGTCGGTGCTCTGGAAGGCGGACAGCCTCCGGGCGTATTATCCCCGGTATTTTTCCGACTGA
- a CDS encoding YhcH/YjgK/YiaL family protein, protein MFFSFIALSEKYDYLSEAFRTAYRWLRDNDVKNMVPGRYPILGEDIYASVQQYETVPEGSKRFEAHDLFFDVQYMVSGREYFGVAKREGLHVTERREENDVCFFEEPELPGRVLLTEGDLIVVEPEEAHRPGCVAGEPMQVKKVVIKVRK, encoded by the coding sequence ATGTTTTTTAGTTTTATTGCACTTTCGGAGAAGTACGATTACCTGAGCGAGGCATTCCGGACAGCCTATCGCTGGCTGCGGGATAACGATGTGAAAAATATGGTGCCGGGACGCTATCCGATCCTTGGAGAGGATATTTATGCCAGCGTACAGCAATATGAGACAGTACCGGAGGGAAGCAAGAGGTTTGAGGCGCATGACCTGTTCTTCGATGTGCAGTATATGGTCAGCGGACGCGAGTACTTCGGGGTAGCGAAGCGGGAAGGGCTTCATGTGACGGAGCGAAGGGAAGAGAATGACGTCTGCTTTTTTGAAGAGCCGGAGCTGCCGGGCAGGGTGCTCCTCACGGAGGGAGACCTCATCGTGGTGGAGCCGGAGGAGGCGCACCGTCCCGGCTGTGTGGCAGGGGAGCCCATGCAGGTGAAGAAGGTGGTCATCAAGGTCAGAAAGTAG
- a CDS encoding ABC transporter substrate-binding protein: MKRKMLSVVLGGAMLASMTACSASPSAPAASSAAAETPAAAENVAETTASVDTASEDENTLSVYAWDANFNIPALKAAEADYKKNVNPDFKLDIVQVSQSSDVENAVTLAGSAGDYGTLPDIVLFQDHYFQKYVTDFPDAWQSFEGADIDWSDFGAEKLSYSTIDGKHYGMPVDNGTVIFAYRTDLLAEAGYKLEDMKGISWDEWIEIGKAVYEKTGKYLLSMDGDGNDLPYMMLQAEGESQFKDGQPNLVHNEKFMKLIDVIKRAVDAKALYLANSWSDYTDQTIKGDMVAGVMNGNWIIPTIEQVKENSGKWEITSMPTLEGKGREGFASNGGSSLYITSNCKKLALAQDFLGKTFGAGSVETYDAALKDGGVITCSISAGKSDVYQQGVEFFNNTPVYAEIVAMGANVPVVEQSDYHYPCRTQVATAIQNIINGGDETAAIQDAEDQVKFAMQG; this comes from the coding sequence ATGAAAAGAAAAATGCTATCCGTAGTTCTCGGCGGAGCGATGCTGGCTTCCATGACGGCATGCAGCGCGTCTCCGTCGGCCCCGGCGGCCAGCTCCGCTGCGGCAGAGACCCCGGCGGCAGCGGAGAATGTGGCAGAGACCACCGCCTCGGTAGATACAGCTTCCGAGGATGAGAACACCCTATCCGTATACGCCTGGGACGCGAACTTCAATATCCCTGCGCTGAAGGCTGCAGAGGCGGACTACAAGAAGAATGTCAATCCGGATTTCAAGCTGGATATCGTGCAGGTTTCACAGTCCTCGGATGTAGAGAATGCGGTAACGCTTGCCGGCTCCGCAGGAGACTACGGCACACTTCCGGATATCGTGCTTTTCCAGGATCATTATTTCCAGAAGTATGTGACGGATTTTCCGGATGCATGGCAGAGCTTCGAGGGTGCCGACATTGACTGGAGCGACTTCGGTGCGGAGAAGCTGTCCTACTCTACGATCGACGGGAAGCACTATGGCATGCCGGTGGACAACGGCACGGTGATCTTCGCCTACAGGACGGATCTCCTTGCGGAGGCGGGCTACAAGCTGGAAGACATGAAGGGAATTTCATGGGATGAGTGGATCGAGATCGGCAAGGCGGTCTATGAGAAGACCGGCAAGTATCTGCTCTCCATGGACGGCGACGGAAACGACCTGCCGTACATGATGCTGCAGGCGGAGGGCGAGTCCCAGTTCAAGGACGGACAGCCGAACCTCGTACACAATGAGAAGTTCATGAAGCTGATCGATGTGATTAAGCGCGCCGTGGACGCGAAGGCGCTTTACCTCGCGAACAGCTGGTCCGACTATACCGACCAGACCATCAAGGGCGATATGGTAGCAGGCGTGATGAACGGAAACTGGATCATTCCGACGATCGAGCAGGTGAAGGAGAACTCCGGAAAGTGGGAGATCACCTCCATGCCGACATTGGAGGGGAAGGGCAGGGAGGGCTTCGCCTCCAACGGCGGTTCCTCTCTCTACATCACCTCTAACTGCAAGAAGCTCGCGCTTGCGCAGGACTTCCTGGGAAAGACCTTCGGCGCAGGCTCCGTAGAGACCTATGATGCGGCGCTGAAGGACGGCGGTGTCATCACCTGCTCGATTTCTGCAGGTAAGTCGGATGTATATCAGCAGGGCGTCGAGTTTTTCAACAATACGCCGGTCTATGCCGAGATCGTGGCGATGGGTGCCAATGTTCCGGTTGTAGAGCAGAGCGATTACCATTATCCGTGCCGTACACAGGTTGCGACCGCCATCCAGAATATCATCAATGGCGGAGACGAGACGGCTGCGATACAGGACGCGGAGGATCAGGTGAAGTTTGCAATGCAGGGCTGA